In a genomic window of Cyanobacteria bacterium QS_8_64_29:
- a CDS encoding riboflavin synthase, which yields MFAGLVCAQGTLVPSAPDRAVVTVDAQDQAAILPGLAVGDSIAVDGVCLTVEALRAGGFRATVSPETIERSALAQRRQSGDPVNLEPALRVGDKLGGHFVTGHVDGVGYLAEARATERAWELVFRAPSGSGEAWQRQVARYLVPKGSVAVNGISLTVADCDHDGRWFQAAVVPLTYHRTNLAQLAVGSWVNLESDLLGKYADKLLGYPQAAAAGSSDITPAFLAEHGYG from the coding sequence GTGTTTGCAGGCCTCGTTTGCGCCCAAGGCACCCTAGTACCCTCGGCCCCCGATCGCGCCGTCGTGACGGTTGACGCTCAGGACCAGGCTGCCATCCTGCCCGGGCTGGCGGTGGGCGATAGCATTGCCGTTGATGGCGTTTGCCTCACTGTGGAAGCGCTGCGCGCTGGCGGCTTTAGGGCAACGGTCTCGCCCGAGACGATCGAGCGCAGCGCTCTGGCCCAGCGCCGCCAAAGTGGCGACCCCGTCAACCTGGAACCGGCCCTGCGGGTGGGGGACAAACTAGGCGGCCACTTTGTCACCGGCCACGTGGATGGCGTGGGCTATCTCGCCGAGGCGAGGGCCACCGAGCGGGCCTGGGAGTTGGTCTTTCGCGCACCCTCGGGGAGCGGCGAGGCGTGGCAGCGGCAGGTCGCACGCTACCTGGTGCCCAAAGGCAGCGTGGCCGTCAACGGCATCAGCCTGACCGTCGCCGACTGCGATCACGACGGTCGCTGGTTCCAAGCGGCCGTCGTGCCGCTGACCTACCACCGCACCAACCTGGCCCAACTCGCCGTCGGCAGCTGGGTCAACCTAGAAAGCGATCTGTTGGGCAAATACGCTGACAAGCTGCTGGGCTATCCCCAAGCGGCAGCCGCAGGCAGCAGCGACATTACGCCAGCGTTTTTGGCCGAGCACGGCTACGGCTAG
- a CDS encoding sodium:proton antiporter, giving the protein MALENVVGEVAVQQNLKQFLLVLSVSLSVATLSQLLRPFRDIPYTLLLVIVGLGFSLLDVRLIALPPEVTLFVFVPPLLFKTAWDLDWTLLKREWIPIALYAGLGVVVTIACVALALTAFAGVSIHIALLAGASLAATSPAPITALFGKLGVSKRLMVLTEGENLFNSALAVVTFVLLMDLPVELAMTNSLALSAQVLALVGIGLVVGSLLGLTLSYLIPSSDLRFLGRSLLLVAAYGTYLATEELGGSGVVAVITAGAILGSFGTHRLNPQKHQVLTEFLGFVAFLVNSIVFLLIGDQINFTNLGNNLLPIAAAIGAVVVSRALAVYGLGGLSYWLAGSQIDWREQTLLWWTGLRGSVSIALALSVPIVLVQRQAIEATVFGVVLFTLLVQGLTAKPLLEWLGLKGSNPGTPDNYVRVIARSVALNQILNHLHQDDVVKRWELNPKFFRYRELVRQELGKLQGELEGQKQDPPSLEAMADEQLQRELIAMETGIYAAFVRAGFLEQTPPLLVPTILEQGDGSDSAAAAPSQERLAER; this is encoded by the coding sequence GATTGTCGGGTTGGGGTTCTCCCTGCTCGACGTGCGCCTGATCGCGCTGCCGCCCGAAGTCACGCTGTTCGTTTTCGTCCCACCGCTGCTGTTTAAAACGGCCTGGGACCTGGACTGGACCCTGCTCAAGCGCGAGTGGATTCCTATCGCGCTCTACGCCGGTCTGGGGGTTGTGGTCACCATTGCCTGCGTTGCGCTGGCCCTGACGGCATTCGCTGGCGTCTCGATTCACATTGCCCTACTCGCGGGGGCTAGCTTGGCCGCAACCTCGCCCGCCCCCATCACAGCCCTGTTTGGCAAGTTGGGCGTTAGCAAACGCCTGATGGTGTTGACTGAGGGCGAAAACTTGTTCAACTCGGCCCTGGCGGTCGTCACCTTTGTACTGCTGATGGATCTGCCAGTCGAGCTCGCCATGACGAACTCGCTGGCCCTGAGCGCTCAGGTGCTGGCGCTAGTGGGCATCGGCTTGGTTGTCGGGTCGCTGCTGGGCCTGACCCTGTCCTATCTCATCCCCAGCTCCGACCTGCGCTTTCTGGGCCGCTCGTTGCTGTTGGTGGCGGCTTACGGCACGTACTTGGCGACCGAGGAGTTGGGCGGCTCGGGCGTGGTTGCAGTTATTACCGCCGGCGCCATTTTGGGCTCGTTTGGCACCCACCGGCTCAATCCCCAAAAACACCAAGTCCTGACCGAGTTTTTGGGGTTTGTGGCGTTTCTGGTCAACTCGATCGTCTTTTTGCTCATTGGCGACCAGATCAACTTTACCAATTTGGGCAATAACCTTTTGCCCATTGCAGCCGCCATTGGCGCCGTTGTGGTCTCGCGCGCGCTAGCCGTTTACGGCTTGGGCGGCTTGAGCTATTGGCTGGCGGGCTCGCAGATTGATTGGCGCGAGCAGACGTTGCTGTGGTGGACGGGATTGCGGGGCTCAGTGTCGATCGCGCTCGCGCTGAGCGTCCCCATTGTATTGGTGCAGCGGCAGGCAATTGAGGCCACGGTGTTTGGGGTGGTGCTGTTTACGCTGCTGGTGCAGGGGTTAACTGCCAAGCCGCTACTGGAGTGGTTGGGCCTAAAAGGGAGCAATCCGGGAACGCCGGACAACTACGTACGCGTGATCGCGCGCTCGGTCGCCCTCAACCAGATCCTCAATCACCTCCACCAAGACGATGTGGTCAAGCGCTGGGAGCTCAACCCCAAGTTTTTCCGCTACCGCGAGCTCGTGCGCCAGGAGCTGGGCAAGCTGCAAGGCGAACTGGAAGGGCAAAAGCAGGATCCCCCTTCCCTAGAGGCCATGGCGGACGAGCAACTGCAGCGCGAGCTCATTGCCATGGAGACCGGCATTTACGCTGCCTTCGTGCGAGCAGGTTTTTTGGAGCAGACCCCACCGCTGCTGGTGCCGACCATCCTGGAGCAGGGCGACGGTAGCGACTCGGCCGCGGCCGCCCCCTCGCAAGAGCGCTTGGCCGAGCGCTAG
- a CDS encoding oxidoreductase, with protein sequence MRYRRFGRTELPLSVFSLGTMRCLGNESESVQTLERALQQGINHLETARGYGQNERQLGRALQAGLPVRREQLYITTKLPPTPNADAMRRWIDESLARLQLDYLDCLALHGINTWTHLDWIERADGCMQAVEEALADGRIRNVGFSTHGSRELILAAIDTGRFAFVNLHYYYFFQHHEPAIARAAEQDMGIFIISPADKGGRLYDPPAKLQQLCHPFSPLALNYRFLLSDPRITTLSMGPANPSELDGPLQVADRDGPLDSAERAALARVEAQLEQALGPDKCSQCYQCLPCPEQINIPEVLRLRNLAVAYDMQDYGQYRYRMFENAGHWFPGAKGNRCTDCGECLPRCPENLDIPRLLRDTHQRLGERRRRLWENE encoded by the coding sequence ATGCGCTACCGGCGGTTCGGTCGGACGGAACTGCCGCTCTCGGTCTTTTCGCTGGGCACCATGCGCTGCCTGGGGAACGAGTCAGAATCGGTGCAAACGCTAGAGCGGGCGCTCCAACAAGGCATCAACCATCTGGAAACGGCCCGCGGCTACGGTCAAAACGAGCGGCAGCTCGGGCGCGCGCTCCAGGCAGGATTGCCCGTACGGCGCGAGCAACTCTACATCACTACCAAGCTGCCGCCCACCCCCAATGCCGACGCCATGCGCCGCTGGATTGACGAGTCGCTGGCGCGCCTGCAGCTCGATTATCTCGACTGCCTGGCCCTGCATGGGATCAACACCTGGACCCACCTCGATTGGATCGAGCGGGCCGATGGCTGCATGCAGGCTGTCGAAGAAGCGCTGGCCGACGGCCGCATCCGTAATGTGGGCTTTTCCACCCACGGCAGCCGCGAGCTCATCCTGGCCGCGATCGACACCGGGCGTTTTGCGTTTGTCAACCTGCACTACTACTACTTTTTCCAGCACCACGAGCCGGCCATCGCTCGGGCAGCCGAGCAAGACATGGGGATTTTTATCATCTCGCCTGCTGACAAAGGCGGTCGGCTCTACGATCCGCCGGCCAAGCTGCAGCAACTCTGCCACCCCTTCTCGCCGCTCGCGCTCAACTACCGGTTTTTGCTCAGCGACCCGCGCATTACCACCCTCAGCATGGGACCGGCTAACCCCTCAGAGCTAGACGGGCCGCTGCAAGTCGCTGATCGCGACGGCCCGCTCGATAGCGCCGAGCGCGCCGCCTTGGCGCGGGTCGAGGCGCAGCTCGAGCAGGCGCTAGGCCCCGATAAGTGCAGCCAGTGCTACCAGTGCCTGCCCTGCCCCGAGCAAATCAATATCCCTGAGGTCTTGCGGTTGCGCAACCTAGCCGTTGCCTACGACATGCAAGATTACGGGCAGTACCGCTACCGCATGTTCGAAAATGCCGGCCATTGGTTCCCTGGGGCCAAGGGCAACCGCTGCACCGACTGCGGCGAGTGCCTGCCGCGCTGCCCGGAGAACCTCGACATCCCGCGCCTGTTGCGCGATACGCACCAGCGCCTAGGTGAGCGGCGCCGCCGCCTGTGGGAGAACGAGTAA
- a CDS encoding polyamine ABC transporter substrate-binding protein, giving the protein MPSRRRFLAGTSALALAPLAASCSRSRSGLDVRLLQDSLPPQVLAAFRQQHGNDTALNVTPEPQLRTIWERLQAWQAQADSAGQQAGIGALWPFGGGAEAVADLATLGDYWLQPAIQQGTIRAFEAAELQDWAQLPARWHAPLRRDAQGQPDEGGAIWGAPYRWGATAIAYHRDRLDALGWRPRDWTDLWRPELRDRISVLDSARETIGLTLKALGASYNTGDLSQVPQLEGKLQALHRQVKFYSSNHYLQPLILGDTWAAVGWSHDLLALRRRYPQIEAVFPQSGTALWLDLWVKPAAKESLSQEARSRLGNWIGFCWQLQTARQISQLGNAASPLLPAMAAERLPSEVAQEPLLHPPQPLLDRSEFLLPLPTPARQQYQALWRRIRQSAR; this is encoded by the coding sequence ATGCCGAGCCGACGCCGCTTTCTTGCGGGCACGAGCGCCCTAGCCCTCGCCCCGCTTGCTGCCAGCTGCAGCCGCTCCCGCAGCGGCCTCGACGTGCGGCTGCTGCAGGATTCGCTGCCGCCGCAAGTCTTGGCGGCATTCCGCCAGCAGCACGGGAACGATACGGCCCTTAACGTCACGCCCGAGCCCCAACTCCGGACCATTTGGGAGCGCTTGCAAGCGTGGCAGGCCCAGGCGGACTCGGCAGGACAGCAAGCCGGCATTGGGGCCCTCTGGCCGTTTGGCGGTGGTGCCGAGGCCGTTGCCGATTTGGCAACCCTAGGCGACTATTGGCTGCAACCGGCCATCCAACAGGGCACCATTCGCGCCTTTGAAGCGGCCGAGCTCCAAGACTGGGCGCAGCTACCAGCGCGCTGGCATGCGCCGCTGCGGCGCGATGCCCAAGGACAGCCGGATGAGGGTGGTGCCATTTGGGGCGCGCCTTACCGCTGGGGCGCCACAGCGATTGCCTACCATCGCGATCGCTTGGACGCGCTGGGCTGGCGCCCCCGCGATTGGACCGACCTCTGGCGCCCCGAGTTGCGCGATCGCATCTCGGTGCTCGATAGCGCGCGCGAGACCATCGGGCTGACGCTCAAAGCACTGGGCGCTTCGTATAATACGGGCGATCTGAGCCAAGTGCCCCAGCTCGAGGGCAAGCTGCAAGCCCTGCACCGCCAAGTCAAGTTCTACAGCAGCAATCACTACCTGCAACCGCTGATCCTGGGCGATACGTGGGCTGCGGTGGGTTGGTCGCACGATCTGCTAGCGCTGCGCCGGCGCTACCCCCAAATTGAAGCGGTTTTTCCCCAGTCGGGCACGGCGCTGTGGCTGGATCTGTGGGTCAAACCGGCGGCTAAGGAGTCTCTCTCTCAGGAGGCGCGATCGCGGCTGGGCAACTGGATTGGCTTTTGCTGGCAGTTGCAAACGGCCCGCCAAATTTCGCAGTTGGGCAACGCCGCCTCGCCGCTGCTGCCGGCCATGGCCGCCGAGCGCTTGCCGAGCGAGGTGGCTCAGGAGCCACTGCTCCACCCGCCGCAGCCGCTGCTGGATCGCAGCGAGTTCTTGCTACCGCTGCCAACGCCAGCGCGCCAGCAGTACCAAGCGCTCTGGCGCCGCATCCGCCAGTCCGCGCGCTAG
- a CDS encoding [cytidine(C)-cytidine(C)-adenosine (A)]-adding enzyme encodes MPSSLEATPLSPQQWPFNLSWLPPQAHLVGGAVRDALLARRQSPLDLDFIVCDGAIETARAIARHYGAGFVVLDAGRQIARVVFAGGTVDFACLEGATLAADLARRDFTVNAIAYEPRAGAIVDPLQGQADLERRCLRMVAAANLQADPLRLLRAYRLAAQLDFAIEAQTRATIRRWAPQLARVAAERVQTELRYLLRAPAGNAWLKAAGADGVLSAWLPDADAAALECAARVDGATRWLSERWPSLAPELHAPLTNDPTACWPLLAKFASLAAPSADRAQAQLAALGLSRAEVRSAATAVRHWARVAAAPRSIRAQFELFRAVGAAFPGVALLVAAAGSDRAAITQLLDRYAHPGDPVAHPHSPVSGRDLMRALGLSPSPQIGELLTEIQLARACGDIATAEEALAWAASWLGQRAPKTGD; translated from the coding sequence ATGCCCAGCTCGCTCGAGGCAACGCCCCTATCGCCGCAGCAGTGGCCCTTCAATCTCAGCTGGCTGCCACCGCAAGCGCATTTGGTGGGGGGTGCCGTTCGCGATGCGCTGCTCGCTCGGCGGCAATCTCCCCTGGATTTGGACTTTATCGTGTGCGATGGCGCCATCGAGACGGCTCGCGCCATTGCCCGCCACTACGGGGCCGGTTTTGTCGTGCTGGATGCCGGGCGCCAGATCGCGCGGGTGGTGTTTGCTGGCGGCACGGTCGACTTTGCCTGCCTTGAGGGGGCAACGCTGGCCGCCGATTTGGCGCGGCGCGACTTTACGGTCAACGCGATCGCCTACGAACCGCGCGCGGGCGCAATCGTCGACCCGCTGCAGGGGCAAGCGGACCTGGAGCGCCGGTGCCTGCGCATGGTGGCCGCCGCCAACCTGCAAGCCGATCCGCTGCGCTTGCTGCGCGCTTACCGCCTGGCCGCCCAGCTTGATTTCGCCATTGAGGCGCAAACACGGGCCACTATCCGCCGCTGGGCCCCGCAATTGGCTCGGGTTGCAGCCGAGCGCGTCCAGACCGAGCTGCGCTACTTGCTAAGAGCCCCAGCGGGCAATGCCTGGCTGAAGGCAGCCGGCGCTGACGGTGTCCTATCGGCCTGGTTGCCCGATGCCGACGCGGCCGCTCTAGAATGTGCTGCCCGGGTCGATGGGGCGACTCGCTGGCTGAGCGAGCGCTGGCCGTCGCTGGCTCCCGAGCTGCATGCCCCGCTAACCAACGATCCCACCGCGTGCTGGCCGCTGCTAGCCAAATTCGCCAGTCTGGCAGCTCCCAGCGCTGATCGCGCGCAAGCGCAGCTGGCGGCCTTGGGCCTCTCGCGGGCCGAGGTTCGCAGCGCCGCGACCGCCGTCCGCCACTGGGCGCGCGTGGCGGCGGCCCCGCGCTCGATCCGAGCGCAGTTCGAGCTGTTTCGGGCGGTGGGGGCCGCCTTTCCGGGGGTGGCCTTGCTGGTTGCCGCGGCCGGCAGCGATCGCGCAGCGATCACGCAGCTGCTTGATCGCTACGCCCATCCGGGCGATCCGGTGGCGCATCCGCACTCGCCGGTCAGCGGCCGAGACCTGATGCGTGCGCTGGGCCTATCGCCCTCGCCCCAAATCGGCGAGCTGCTAACCGAGATTCAGCTGGCGCGCGCCTGCGGCGATATCGCAACGGCCGAGGAAGCACTGGCGTGGGCCGCCAGTTGGCTGGGCCAGCGCGCGCCCAAGACGGGCGACTAG
- a CDS encoding TIGR00303 family protein: MIGTYAHPEFGRQWLQQHRGRQPLLACVLGFTETATVSGISAAGCTPEARRNTAIADAEFLANGPQATPYCALPPLSVGASPALVARALVEALAAPIYLFDAGLARQPAVPTIGLGGQPARCLSTGRALPPAVAQRLLERGLAWGTRLGSQAAGRGRYLAISECVVGGTTTALALLAGLGIAGSQRVSSSHAGGNGAQKQQLAARGLQRAGLAPRGADPLAVAAAVGDPMQLAAAGMAIAASRHCGVLLAGGTQMLAVFALARALSDRYGLAGELERVAVGTTRWVAEDAASDTVGLACAVGQVRLLATQLSLARASYAQLRAYEGGCVKEGVGAGGCAIAASLYLGWRQPQLLTAIERMLERHQAVSPPS, encoded by the coding sequence GTGATCGGCACCTACGCCCACCCCGAGTTCGGCCGGCAGTGGTTGCAGCAGCATCGCGGCCGGCAGCCGCTGCTGGCTTGCGTGCTGGGCTTTACCGAGACTGCAACGGTCTCCGGCATCTCGGCGGCGGGTTGCACGCCCGAGGCCCGCCGCAACACCGCGATCGCCGATGCCGAGTTTTTGGCCAACGGCCCGCAGGCAACCCCTTACTGCGCCCTGCCGCCACTGTCAGTGGGGGCTTCGCCGGCACTGGTCGCGCGCGCGCTAGTGGAAGCCCTAGCCGCTCCCATCTATCTATTCGATGCCGGCTTGGCACGCCAGCCTGCCGTCCCCACGATCGGCTTGGGGGGACAACCGGCACGCTGCCTCAGCACCGGGCGGGCCCTACCGCCGGCAGTAGCCCAACGGTTGCTCGAGCGTGGCTTGGCCTGGGGAACCCGCTTGGGGAGCCAAGCAGCCGGTCGCGGTCGCTACCTTGCCATCAGCGAATGCGTTGTGGGCGGCACGACTACAGCACTGGCCCTGCTGGCTGGCTTGGGGATTGCCGGCAGTCAGCGCGTCAGCAGCAGCCATGCAGGCGGCAATGGCGCCCAGAAACAGCAGCTGGCCGCGCGGGGCTTGCAGCGGGCCGGTTTAGCACCGCGCGGGGCCGATCCGCTGGCGGTTGCGGCGGCGGTGGGCGATCCCATGCAGCTTGCCGCTGCCGGGATGGCCATTGCAGCTAGCCGCCACTGCGGCGTTCTGCTGGCTGGCGGAACGCAAATGCTGGCCGTTTTTGCGCTGGCGCGCGCGCTCAGTGATCGCTATGGCTTGGCGGGCGAGCTAGAGCGCGTGGCTGTGGGGACCACGCGATGGGTTGCCGAAGATGCCGCCAGCGATACGGTAGGACTGGCCTGCGCCGTGGGGCAGGTGCGGCTGCTGGCAACGCAGCTGAGTCTCGCGCGTGCCAGTTATGCCCAACTGCGCGCCTATGAAGGGGGCTGCGTCAAAGAAGGCGTTGGCGCTGGTGGATGCGCCATCGCTGCCTCGCTCTATCTGGGTTGGAGGCAGCCGCAGCTCCTAACCGCCATCGAGCGCATGCTCGAGCGCCATCAAGCCGTTTCGCCACCGAGCTGA
- a CDS encoding branched-chain amino acid ABC transporter permease, which translates to MELLQLAINGLAIGSTLAMAAMGLTLTFGVLRLPNFAHGDFLTLGAYVSWAANTGGASLWAAMPLGALGTVAAMLLAERLLWRPTRSARASAATLIITSIGLGLFVRSGVLLIWGGSNRSYDLPVMPALNAFGLDIAFFRVVAIALAGAAILGVHLLLQRTRMGKAMRAVADNIDLARISGIDVDRVVLWTWGLAGTLAAIGGTTYGLMTAVRPDMGWFLLLPIFAATIAGGIGNPYGAITGAFIIGMAQELSVPLLGSQYKLAAALVVMVLVLLLRPQGLFRGTL; encoded by the coding sequence ATGGAACTCCTGCAGCTAGCAATCAATGGCTTAGCCATCGGTAGCACCCTGGCGATGGCAGCAATGGGGCTAACCCTGACCTTTGGGGTGCTGCGCCTGCCCAACTTTGCCCACGGCGATTTCCTGACTTTGGGGGCTTATGTGAGTTGGGCTGCCAATACGGGCGGTGCCAGTCTCTGGGCGGCCATGCCGCTCGGGGCCCTGGGCACGGTGGCTGCCATGTTGCTCGCCGAGCGCCTGCTGTGGCGCCCCACCCGCAGCGCGCGCGCCTCAGCTGCTACGCTCATTATTACCTCCATTGGCTTGGGGTTGTTCGTCCGCAGCGGGGTGCTGCTGATCTGGGGCGGTAGCAACCGCTCCTACGATTTGCCGGTAATGCCGGCGCTGAACGCGTTCGGCCTCGACATTGCCTTCTTTCGCGTGGTGGCGATCGCGCTGGCGGGCGCTGCCATTTTGGGAGTGCATTTGCTGCTGCAGCGGACCCGAATGGGCAAAGCCATGCGCGCTGTGGCTGACAACATCGATCTGGCGCGCATCTCGGGGATTGATGTCGATCGCGTGGTGCTCTGGACGTGGGGGCTGGCCGGGACGCTGGCGGCCATCGGCGGCACGACCTACGGCCTCATGACTGCCGTGCGGCCCGATATGGGCTGGTTCCTGCTGCTGCCGATCTTCGCGGCCACGATTGCCGGCGGCATCGGCAATCCCTACGGCGCGATCACGGGCGCGTTTATCATTGGCATGGCCCAGGAACTGAGCGTCCCGCTGCTGGGATCCCAGTACAAGCTGGCGGCAGCTCTGGTGGTGATGGTGTTGGTTTTGCTCTTGCGGCCCCAGGGCTTGTTCCGCGGCACCCTATAA
- a CDS encoding DUF2232 domain-containing protein, whose product MSDAFDHRHAAAHRENADPNWVDAAEEAEVERSARSSAHSPVEAPLALVETAFLASTASLIWLVNSYFPPGPLLRIFFPVPIALAYLRWGARTGWMAALTTGFLLSILMGPPRSVLYLVPYGVMGVQFGAMWRRGVPWPLSVPVGALLGTLGFFFRIALLSVFVGEDLWRYTIAQVAGLIDWGLIQLGIVAQPSLGVIQTAALGMVFVENLVYAFVVHLVSLVLLGRLGVPIPEPPRWVRALLGSRG is encoded by the coding sequence GTGAGCGACGCATTCGACCATCGCCATGCTGCGGCCCATCGGGAGAACGCCGATCCCAACTGGGTCGATGCCGCCGAGGAAGCCGAAGTCGAGCGATCGGCCAGGAGCTCGGCGCACTCCCCAGTCGAGGCGCCCCTAGCGCTAGTCGAAACCGCCTTTCTGGCCAGCACGGCGAGCTTGATCTGGCTGGTCAATTCCTACTTTCCGCCCGGTCCGCTGCTGCGGATCTTTTTCCCCGTGCCCATTGCCCTGGCCTACCTGCGCTGGGGGGCGCGTACGGGTTGGATGGCCGCGCTAACGACTGGTTTTTTGCTCTCGATCCTGATGGGACCGCCGCGCAGCGTTTTGTACCTGGTGCCCTACGGGGTTATGGGCGTCCAGTTCGGCGCCATGTGGCGCCGCGGGGTGCCTTGGCCGCTTTCGGTGCCGGTGGGCGCGCTGCTGGGAACCTTGGGCTTTTTTTTTCGCATTGCCCTCCTATCCGTGTTTGTGGGCGAGGATCTGTGGCGCTATACCATCGCTCAAGTCGCTGGGTTGATCGATTGGGGGCTCATCCAGCTCGGGATCGTCGCGCAGCCCAGCCTGGGCGTCATCCAAACCGCTGCCCTGGGGATGGTCTTTGTGGAGAACCTGGTGTACGCGTTCGTGGTGCATCTGGTGTCGTTGGTACTGCTAGGGCGCTTGGGAGTCCCCATCCCGGAGCCACCTCGCTGGGTACGAGCGCTGTTGGGGAGCCGCGGGTGA
- a CDS encoding argininosuccinate synthase: MGRANKAVLAYSGGVDTSVCIPYLKQEWGVGEVIALAADLGQGEDLEALRTKALQAGASHALVATATDRFVRDYAFPAIQANALYEDRYPLSTALARPLIAELLVETAHQYGADAVAHGCTGKGNDQVRFDVSLMALDPQLTRLAPAREWGMSREAAIAYGERFGLPAPVAKGSPYSIDRNLLGRSIEAGPLEDPDAEPPEEAFALTCAATEAPNAPDYLEITFEGGIPTALDGQALDPVALIAQLNERAGRHGVGRIDMLENRVVGIKSREIYETPALSVLIAAHRDLESLTLTGDVTQYKRGVEATYSQLVYQGFWHGPLRSALDAFVGQTQARVTGTVRLKLFKGSATVVGRRSPYSLYQQDLATYGTEDQFDHKAAEGFITIWGLGTKVWSQTGLRA; this comes from the coding sequence ATGGGGCGCGCTAACAAAGCTGTCCTCGCTTACTCGGGCGGCGTCGATACCTCGGTTTGCATCCCCTACCTCAAGCAGGAATGGGGGGTGGGTGAGGTCATTGCCCTCGCTGCCGATTTGGGGCAAGGCGAGGATCTGGAGGCACTGCGCACCAAGGCGCTGCAAGCAGGAGCCTCGCACGCGCTGGTGGCAACGGCCACCGACCGCTTCGTTCGCGACTACGCCTTCCCGGCGATCCAAGCCAACGCCCTCTACGAAGACCGCTACCCGCTCTCGACTGCCCTGGCGCGCCCGCTGATTGCCGAGTTGCTGGTGGAGACCGCCCACCAATACGGGGCAGATGCGGTCGCCCATGGCTGCACCGGCAAAGGCAACGATCAGGTGCGCTTCGATGTCTCGCTGATGGCGCTCGATCCCCAGCTAACCCGCCTGGCGCCGGCGCGGGAGTGGGGCATGAGCCGGGAAGCCGCGATCGCCTACGGCGAACGCTTCGGCTTACCGGCGCCTGTGGCCAAGGGCTCGCCCTACAGCATTGATCGCAACCTGCTCGGGCGCAGCATTGAGGCCGGCCCGCTCGAGGATCCGGATGCAGAACCGCCAGAGGAAGCGTTTGCCCTCACCTGCGCTGCGACGGAGGCCCCCAATGCACCCGATTACCTCGAAATAACGTTCGAGGGCGGCATCCCAACGGCGCTAGACGGCCAGGCGCTCGATCCCGTAGCGCTGATCGCGCAGCTCAACGAACGCGCCGGCCGGCACGGGGTGGGCCGCATCGACATGCTGGAGAACCGCGTTGTGGGCATCAAATCGCGCGAGATCTACGAAACACCAGCGCTGTCGGTGCTCATTGCCGCGCACCGCGATCTGGAGAGCCTGACGCTCACTGGCGATGTCACCCAATACAAGCGCGGAGTCGAGGCCACCTACAGCCAGCTGGTCTATCAGGGCTTCTGGCACGGCCCGCTCAGGTCGGCCCTAGATGCCTTTGTGGGGCAGACCCAAGCCCGCGTTACGGGGACCGTCCGCCTCAAGTTGTTTAAAGGGAGCGCTACTGTGGTCGGGCGCCGCTCTCCCTACTCGCTCTACCAGCAAGATCTGGCAACCTACGGAACCGAGGACCAATTCGACCACAAGGCCGCCGAAGGTTTCATTACCATTTGGGGCCTGGGGACCAAGGTTTGGTCGCAGACGGGCTTGCGCGCCTAG